The Burkholderia ambifaria AMMD genome has a segment encoding these proteins:
- the ahpC gene encoding alkyl hydroperoxide reductase subunit C: MPIINTQIKPFKATAYHNGEFVPVTEENFKGKWSVVVFYPADFTFVCPTELGDLADRYAEFQKLGVEIYGVSTDTHFTHKAWHDTSDTIGKIKYPMIGDPTLTLSRNFDVLIEEEGMALRGTFVINPEGEIKLCEIHDNGIGRDAGELLRKVQAAQYIAAHPGEVCPAKWTPGAETLTPSLDLIGKI; the protein is encoded by the coding sequence ATGCCGATCATCAACACCCAAATCAAGCCGTTCAAGGCAACCGCATACCACAACGGCGAATTCGTGCCCGTGACCGAAGAGAACTTCAAGGGCAAGTGGTCCGTCGTCGTGTTCTACCCGGCCGACTTCACGTTCGTCTGCCCGACCGAGCTGGGCGACCTCGCCGACCGCTACGCGGAATTCCAGAAGCTGGGTGTCGAAATCTACGGCGTGTCGACCGATACGCACTTCACGCACAAGGCATGGCACGACACGTCGGACACGATCGGCAAGATCAAGTACCCGATGATCGGCGACCCGACGCTCACGCTGTCGCGCAACTTCGACGTGCTGATCGAGGAAGAAGGGATGGCCCTGCGCGGCACGTTCGTGATCAACCCGGAAGGCGAGATCAAGCTGTGCGAAATCCACGACAACGGCATCGGCCGCGACGCAGGCGAACTGCTGCGCAAGGTGCAGGCCGCGCAATACATCGCGGCGCACCCGGGTGAAGTGTGCCCGGCCAAGTGGACGCCGGGTGCGGAAACGCTGACCCCGTCGCTCGACCTGATCGGCAAGATCTGA
- a CDS encoding c-type cytochrome: protein MLKCRWFSLLLLMVCLIATRASAQGALELDTDGTPRVLTREALLARADATDIHVPRDIAYGRPMTFRAVPFAALLGDTPPAADGVLETRAADGFAAQLPLDLARRRAPAGAIAWLAIEDPAHPWPKLPGKQVSAGPFYLVWLGPDASSVRGEQWPYQIVRITVESSPLARWPSLAVDSALPANDPARAGQRLFVTQCLACHRLDGAGSSHAGPDLNAPMNPVDYFQPAALRRYIRNPASVRDWPGRVMPAFPPEQLSDRELDQIVAYLAYMARRKAGK from the coding sequence ATGCTGAAGTGCCGGTGGTTTTCGCTGTTGCTGCTGATGGTGTGCCTGATCGCCACGCGCGCGTCCGCGCAGGGCGCGCTCGAACTCGACACCGACGGCACGCCGCGCGTCCTGACGCGCGAGGCGCTGCTCGCGCGCGCCGACGCGACGGACATCCACGTGCCGCGCGACATTGCGTACGGCCGGCCGATGACGTTCCGCGCGGTGCCGTTCGCCGCGCTGCTCGGCGACACGCCGCCAGCCGCCGACGGCGTGCTCGAAACGCGCGCGGCCGACGGTTTCGCCGCGCAATTACCGCTGGATCTCGCGCGCCGCCGTGCGCCGGCCGGCGCCATCGCGTGGCTCGCGATCGAGGATCCCGCGCACCCGTGGCCGAAGCTGCCGGGCAAGCAAGTCAGCGCGGGGCCGTTCTATCTGGTGTGGCTAGGGCCGGACGCGTCGTCGGTGCGCGGCGAGCAGTGGCCGTATCAGATCGTGCGCATCACGGTCGAATCGTCACCGCTCGCGCGCTGGCCGTCGCTCGCCGTCGATTCGGCGCTGCCGGCGAACGATCCGGCCCGTGCGGGCCAGCGGCTGTTCGTCACGCAATGCCTCGCGTGCCACCGCCTCGACGGCGCGGGCAGCAGCCACGCCGGCCCCGACCTGAACGCGCCGATGAATCCCGTCGACTACTTCCAGCCGGCCGCGCTGCGCCGCTACATCCGCAACCCGGCATCGGTGCGCGACTGGCCGGGCCGCGTGATGCCGGCGTTCCCGCCCGAGCAACTGAGCGACCGGGAACTCGACCAGATCGTCGCCTACCTCGCGTACATGGCGCGGCGCAAGGCCGGCAAGTAA
- a CDS encoding ABC transporter substrate-binding protein — protein sequence MNLFSGRAARVLLAWCRDIFLERRCVLRHVRGAACAFIAVSCSAPALALDATAPATTAPKAVTAAAATPATTTAPATTVTATGLVPLPDGRLLAPEFARIVTRGTLVVAVLGVDQPPFFWSRNGALAGVDIDLADELAKKLGVAVQFDRDARTFDDVVHLLATGQADVAISKLSRTLPRAQVVSFSTPYISLRRALLINRVSFAELAKGRPLPEVVRDYRGTIGVVARSAYAEYVRNDFPAAQVRTYPSWPATLDALNAGAVTAVYRDELAIKLVMQDDPSAPIRLRVATFDDLTDALAVGVPVSAPTLLAFVNQFLAERHTRLDVKSLLDAMGH from the coding sequence ATGAACCTCTTTTCCGGACGCGCCGCGCGCGTGCTGCTTGCGTGGTGCCGCGACATCTTCCTCGAGCGCCGATGCGTGCTTCGGCACGTGCGCGGCGCGGCCTGCGCATTCATCGCCGTGTCGTGCAGCGCACCGGCGCTGGCCCTCGATGCGACCGCCCCGGCGACGACGGCCCCGAAGGCGGTGACGGCTGCGGCGGCCACGCCCGCCACCACGACCGCGCCCGCCACCACCGTCACCGCCACCGGCCTCGTGCCGCTCCCCGACGGCCGGCTGCTCGCGCCCGAGTTCGCGCGCATCGTCACGCGCGGCACGCTCGTCGTCGCGGTGCTCGGCGTCGACCAGCCGCCGTTCTTCTGGTCGCGCAACGGGGCATTGGCGGGCGTCGACATCGACCTCGCCGACGAGCTCGCGAAAAAGCTCGGCGTGGCCGTGCAGTTCGACCGCGACGCGCGCACCTTCGACGACGTCGTTCACCTGCTCGCGACCGGGCAGGCCGACGTCGCGATCAGCAAGCTGTCGCGCACGTTGCCGCGGGCGCAGGTGGTCAGCTTCAGCACGCCATACATCAGCCTGCGGCGCGCGCTGCTGATCAACCGCGTCAGCTTCGCGGAACTCGCGAAAGGGCGGCCGCTGCCGGAAGTCGTGCGCGACTACCGCGGCACGATCGGCGTCGTCGCGCGCTCGGCCTACGCCGAATACGTGCGCAACGACTTCCCGGCCGCGCAGGTGCGCACCTATCCGAGCTGGCCGGCGACGCTCGACGCGCTGAACGCCGGCGCGGTCACGGCCGTGTATCGCGACGAGCTCGCGATCAAGCTCGTGATGCAGGACGACCCGAGCGCGCCGATCCGGCTGCGCGTCGCGACCTTCGACGACCTGACCGACGCGCTCGCCGTCGGCGTGCCGGTGTCCGCGCCGACGCTGCTCGCGTTCGTCAACCAGTTCCTGGCCGAGCGCCACACGCGGCTCGACGTGAAATCCCTGCTCGATGCGATGGGCCACTGA
- a CDS encoding Zn-dependent hydrolase, which translates to MHDDFARAPRVDGTRLWASLERMAQIGATPKGGVCRLALTDLDRESRDLFVEWARDAGCTVRVDRMGNVFARRAGRNPDAAPVMTGSHADSQPTGGRYDGIYGVLGGLEVVRALNDAGIETERPIDVVIWTNEEGSRFAPAMISAGVFSGVYPLEYGLSRTDGAGKTIGEELARIGYAGTEPVGGYPVHAAYELHIEQGAILERAGKTIGVVTAGQGQRWYEVTLTGVDAHAGTTPMEFRRDTLVGAARMIAFVDALGRRHAPHARATVGMIEARPNSRNTVPGNCFFTVEFRHPDDAVLDELDAALRAELARVAADAGLGAQIEQIFTYPPVPFAPRCIDAVRDAAQALGLSHMDIVSGAGHDACYVARVAPTGMIFVPCVDGLSHNEAEAITPEWSTAGADVLLRAVLQSAQEAGA; encoded by the coding sequence ATGCATGACGACTTCGCACGCGCACCGCGGGTCGACGGCACGCGGCTGTGGGCATCGCTCGAACGGATGGCGCAGATCGGCGCGACCCCGAAGGGCGGCGTCTGCCGTCTCGCGCTGACCGATCTCGACCGCGAGTCGCGCGACCTGTTCGTGGAGTGGGCGCGCGACGCCGGCTGCACGGTGCGGGTCGATCGGATGGGCAACGTGTTCGCGCGCCGCGCGGGCCGCAATCCCGACGCCGCGCCCGTGATGACGGGCTCGCACGCCGATTCGCAGCCGACCGGCGGCCGCTACGACGGCATCTACGGCGTGCTCGGCGGCCTCGAGGTCGTGCGCGCGCTGAACGATGCGGGCATCGAGACCGAGCGCCCGATCGACGTCGTGATCTGGACCAACGAGGAAGGCTCGCGCTTCGCGCCGGCGATGATCTCGGCCGGCGTGTTCTCGGGCGTCTATCCGCTCGAATACGGGCTGTCGCGCACCGACGGCGCCGGCAAGACGATTGGCGAGGAGCTCGCGCGTATCGGCTATGCGGGCACCGAGCCCGTCGGCGGTTATCCGGTGCATGCCGCGTACGAACTGCATATCGAACAGGGCGCGATTCTCGAGCGCGCGGGCAAGACGATCGGCGTCGTGACGGCCGGGCAGGGACAGCGCTGGTACGAGGTGACGCTGACGGGCGTCGACGCGCACGCGGGCACGACGCCGATGGAATTCCGGCGCGACACGCTGGTGGGCGCCGCGCGGATGATCGCATTCGTCGATGCGCTCGGCCGGCGCCATGCGCCGCACGCGCGCGCGACGGTCGGGATGATCGAGGCGCGGCCGAATTCGCGCAACACGGTGCCGGGCAACTGCTTCTTCACGGTCGAGTTTCGCCATCCCGACGATGCGGTGCTCGACGAGCTCGATGCGGCGCTGCGTGCGGAACTGGCGCGGGTGGCAGCCGACGCCGGGCTCGGTGCGCAGATCGAGCAGATCTTCACGTATCCGCCGGTGCCGTTCGCGCCGCGCTGCATCGATGCGGTGCGCGACGCGGCGCAGGCGCTCGGGCTGTCGCACATGGACATCGTGTCCGGCGCGGGCCACGACGCGTGCTATGTCGCGCGCGTCGCGCCGACCGGCATGATCTTCGTGCCGTGCGTCGACGGGCTGAGCCACAACGAGGCCGAGGCGATCACGCCGGAATGGTCGACGGCGGGGGCCGACGTGCTGCTGCGCGCGGTGCTGCAGAGCGCGCAGGAAGCGGGCGCTTGA
- a CDS encoding dicarboxylate/amino acid:cation symporter, whose translation MNMNETRGIKPRIERLHAFAIHPLTVFGSLALGIVAGMLWPAAAPQFDYVGEVYVGLLKMTALPFMTAAVIFSLQRLLREGSASDLVMRVIAIFGCVSVFVVVVGAVVLVAMRPGEHLSNATLKAFGALVGSDGAASDTVMTLYGTDPAEKSSGLADMLIALVPGNFFAALASGDTLKALVFSLFFGFASGRVPASISAALSQTLETVYFTCQKIMHWLAYPTPIVLFCGGAAQIGTSGFGPLEAMFRFVMAFVVVTVVLIAAAIAVIWKRSGATLADTLAGLRTPFAMALATRSSVACMPSMIECLADGFGFARARVELVVPLAVSLLRVGPMVYYASATLFVAQLYERALGPGELCVVLVASVLAGFASTGTSGVVTVSLAGMVCAALHLPFEAAFVLFAAVDPFCEILRTLLLVIGNSAVVSAICARPPRA comes from the coding sequence ATGAACATGAACGAGACCCGCGGGATCAAGCCACGCATCGAGCGGCTGCATGCGTTCGCGATTCATCCGCTGACGGTGTTCGGCAGCCTCGCGCTCGGGATCGTGGCGGGCATGCTGTGGCCGGCCGCCGCGCCGCAGTTCGACTACGTGGGCGAGGTGTACGTCGGCCTGCTCAAGATGACGGCGCTGCCGTTCATGACGGCCGCCGTGATCTTCAGCCTGCAGCGGTTGCTGCGCGAGGGCAGCGCATCGGATCTCGTGATGCGCGTGATCGCGATCTTCGGCTGCGTGTCGGTGTTCGTCGTGGTGGTCGGCGCGGTCGTGCTGGTCGCGATGCGCCCGGGCGAGCACCTGTCGAACGCGACGCTGAAGGCGTTCGGCGCGCTGGTCGGCAGCGACGGCGCGGCGAGCGACACCGTGATGACGCTGTACGGCACCGATCCCGCGGAGAAGTCGTCGGGCCTCGCCGACATGCTGATCGCGCTGGTGCCCGGCAACTTCTTCGCGGCGCTCGCGAGCGGCGACACGCTGAAGGCGCTGGTGTTCTCGTTGTTCTTCGGCTTCGCGTCGGGGCGCGTGCCGGCGAGCATCTCGGCGGCGCTGAGCCAGACGCTGGAGACCGTGTATTTCACGTGCCAGAAGATCATGCACTGGCTCGCGTATCCGACGCCGATCGTGCTGTTCTGCGGCGGCGCCGCGCAGATCGGCACGTCCGGGTTCGGGCCGCTCGAGGCGATGTTCCGCTTCGTGATGGCGTTCGTCGTCGTCACCGTCGTGCTGATCGCGGCGGCGATCGCCGTGATCTGGAAGCGCTCGGGTGCGACGCTGGCCGACACGCTGGCCGGCTTGCGCACGCCGTTCGCGATGGCGCTCGCCACGCGCAGCAGCGTGGCCTGCATGCCGAGCATGATCGAGTGCCTGGCCGACGGCTTCGGCTTCGCACGCGCGCGCGTCGAGCTGGTCGTGCCGCTCGCCGTGTCGCTGCTGCGCGTCGGGCCGATGGTCTATTACGCGAGCGCGACGCTGTTCGTCGCGCAACTCTACGAACGCGCGCTCGGCCCCGGCGAGCTGTGCGTCGTGCTGGTCGCGTCGGTGCTGGCCGGATTCGCGTCGACGGGCACGTCGGGGGTCGTGACGGTGTCGCTCGCCGGCATGGTCTGCGCGGCGCTGCATCTGCCGTTCGAGGCCGCGTTCGTGCTGTTCGCGGCGGTCGATCCGTTCTGCGAGATATTGCGCACGCTGTTGCTGGTGATCGGCAACTCGGCCGTCGTATCCGCGATCTGCGCGCGGCCGCCGCGCGCGTGA
- a CDS encoding aspartate/glutamate racemase family protein, whose translation MALVGVLGGMGPLATVDFMHRVIRLTRARCDQEHLPMIVANLTRTPDRSRAILDGGADPLPALLDGVALLNRCGVDVIAIPCNSAHHWYAPLRERSAAPVLHIVDASVAAVPAGVRRVAVLATGGTLVSGFYQAALRARGFEPVMPAVAAQRDIAACIAAVKAGKIDASVRRLSRALATLARRDVGVAVMGCTEIPIAARALRDAPFALIDSTQELARATVAYAAERGWGRAV comes from the coding sequence ATGGCGCTTGTCGGGGTATTGGGCGGAATGGGGCCGCTGGCCACGGTCGACTTCATGCATCGCGTGATTCGCCTGACGCGCGCGCGCTGCGACCAGGAGCATCTGCCGATGATCGTCGCGAACCTGACGCGGACGCCCGATCGCTCGCGCGCGATCCTCGACGGCGGCGCCGATCCGTTGCCGGCACTGCTCGACGGCGTCGCGCTGCTGAACCGCTGCGGTGTCGACGTGATCGCGATCCCGTGCAATTCGGCGCATCACTGGTATGCGCCGCTGCGCGAGCGCAGCGCGGCGCCGGTGCTGCATATCGTCGATGCGTCGGTGGCCGCGGTGCCGGCCGGCGTGCGGCGCGTCGCAGTGCTCGCCACGGGCGGCACGCTGGTGTCGGGCTTCTACCAGGCGGCGCTGCGTGCGCGCGGCTTCGAGCCGGTGATGCCGGCCGTGGCCGCGCAGCGCGATATCGCCGCGTGCATCGCGGCCGTCAAGGCGGGGAAGATCGATGCGTCGGTGCGGCGCCTGTCGCGCGCGCTCGCGACGCTCGCGCGGCGGGACGTGGGCGTCGCGGTGATGGGTTGCACGGAAATTCCGATCGCCGCGCGTGCATTGCGCGATGCGCCGTTCGCGTTGATCGACAGCACGCAGGAGCTGGCGCGGGCGACGGTCGCTTATGCGGCCGAGCGCGGCTGGGGGCGGGCAGTGTGA
- the glmS gene encoding glutamine--fructose-6-phosphate transaminase (isomerizing) translates to MCGIVGASGLKNQVPQLVNALSRLEYRGYDSCGIAVLRDGHLCSERTLRRVADLQQRVLTLGLEAQTCIAHTRWATHGAPSEVNAHPIMSGDTIAVVHNGIIENHDALRAELRQRGYTFRGETDTEVIAHLIHSVYRDNLFDAVIRAVKRLHGAYAIAVLSAREPQRLVAARAGSPLVIGIGADQNYLASDCAALGDLTDRFVYLEDGDVALITPERIDVVDSVGAEARRPLCEVKARDDDAALGPYQHFMQKEIFEQPKAIASTIDGIDAISPALFGGEASARALLSKARSVLLLGCGTSYYAGLTAKYWLESIAGIPAQVEIASEYRYRDTVPDPRTLVVGISQSGETADTIGALERAREMGQDMSMAICNVATSSIARSAPLCFLTRAGIELGVASTKAFTTQLVALFLLTLTLAQQRGRLDAEQVAMHLKKLHELPERIAHALALETQIMGWAAKFARTENALFLGRGIHYPIALEGALKLKEVSYIHAEGYPAGELKHGPLALVTSAMPVVTIAPDDRLFQKLKSNMAEVRARGGRLYVLAGHQLEIEADRDTHLIRVRESGDALSPIVNVIPLQLLAYHVGCARGADVDKPRNLAKSVTVE, encoded by the coding sequence ATGTGCGGAATCGTCGGAGCAAGCGGCCTGAAGAATCAGGTGCCGCAACTGGTCAATGCGCTGAGCCGGCTCGAGTATCGCGGCTACGATTCGTGCGGCATCGCCGTGCTGCGCGACGGCCATTTGTGCAGCGAACGCACGCTGCGGCGCGTGGCGGACCTGCAGCAGCGCGTGCTGACGCTCGGTCTCGAAGCGCAGACCTGCATCGCGCACACGCGCTGGGCGACCCACGGTGCGCCGTCGGAAGTCAATGCGCATCCGATCATGTCGGGCGACACGATCGCGGTCGTGCACAACGGGATCATCGAAAACCATGACGCGCTGCGCGCCGAACTGCGGCAGCGCGGCTATACGTTTCGCGGCGAAACCGACACGGAGGTGATCGCGCATCTGATCCACAGCGTCTATCGCGACAACCTGTTCGATGCCGTGATCCGCGCGGTCAAGCGGCTGCACGGCGCGTATGCGATCGCCGTGCTGAGCGCGCGCGAACCGCAGCGGCTCGTCGCCGCGCGCGCCGGCTCGCCGCTCGTGATCGGCATCGGCGCGGACCAGAACTATCTGGCGTCCGACTGCGCGGCGCTCGGCGATCTGACCGATCGCTTCGTCTACCTGGAAGACGGCGACGTCGCGCTGATCACGCCGGAGCGCATCGACGTCGTCGATTCGGTCGGGGCCGAAGCCAGGCGTCCGCTGTGCGAGGTCAAGGCGCGCGACGACGACGCCGCGCTTGGGCCCTACCAGCACTTCATGCAGAAGGAGATCTTCGAGCAGCCGAAGGCGATCGCCAGCACGATCGACGGCATCGACGCAATCTCGCCCGCGCTGTTCGGCGGCGAAGCAAGCGCGCGCGCGTTGTTGTCGAAGGCCCGCAGCGTGCTGCTGCTCGGCTGCGGCACCAGCTACTACGCGGGCCTGACCGCGAAATACTGGCTCGAGAGCATCGCGGGCATCCCGGCCCAGGTCGAGATCGCGAGCGAATACCGCTATCGCGATACCGTGCCCGATCCGCGCACGCTGGTCGTCGGCATCTCGCAGTCCGGCGAGACCGCCGACACGATCGGCGCGCTCGAACGCGCGCGCGAGATGGGTCAGGACATGTCGATGGCGATCTGCAACGTGGCGACCAGCTCGATCGCGCGCAGCGCGCCGCTCTGCTTCCTGACGCGTGCCGGCATCGAGCTCGGCGTCGCGTCGACCAAGGCGTTCACGACGCAGCTCGTCGCGCTGTTCCTGCTGACGCTGACGCTCGCGCAGCAGCGCGGCCGGCTCGACGCCGAGCAGGTCGCGATGCACCTGAAGAAGCTGCACGAACTGCCCGAGCGCATCGCCCACGCACTCGCGCTGGAAACGCAGATCATGGGCTGGGCCGCGAAGTTCGCGCGCACCGAGAACGCGCTGTTCCTCGGGCGCGGCATTCACTATCCGATCGCGCTGGAAGGTGCGCTGAAGCTCAAGGAAGTGTCGTACATCCATGCGGAAGGCTATCCGGCCGGCGAGCTGAAGCATGGCCCGCTCGCGCTCGTCACGAGCGCGATGCCGGTCGTCACGATCGCGCCGGACGACCGCCTGTTCCAGAAGCTGAAGTCCAACATGGCCGAAGTGCGCGCCCGCGGCGGACGGCTGTACGTGCTCGCGGGTCATCAACTCGAGATCGAGGCCGATCGTGATACGCACCTGATCCGCGTGCGCGAATCGGGCGATGCGCTGTCGCCGATCGTCAACGTGATTCCGTTGCAGCTGCTCGCGTATCACGTCGGCTGCGCGCGCGGCGCCGACGTCGACAAGCCGCGCAACCTCGCGAAATCGGTCACCGTCGAATGA
- a CDS encoding LysR substrate-binding domain-containing protein, which translates to MKNIEQLPHDPPLRAVRAFEAFARLGSVTAAAHELDITPSAVSHQLQLLEAFIQTPLTVREGRLLALTDEGRDYYRSISAAFSVLRSATRFVRDRSSLRQITISLIPLLGIGWFIPRLHAFLADNTDVDVTVLYAHHRNYRSDASDLSIRFGTGDWPGYRCERLLPGAMVPMCSPSFLKRHGPFRTPADLARAPLVHDEDRSTWVNWLQGAGVRHVSHAVGPMFEDGQLTLSAARADLGAALLRAPLVERELASGELVQLFDHALDDGRDYYLCTREDADMPDGARRLADWLRKIAA; encoded by the coding sequence ATGAAAAATATCGAACAATTGCCGCATGATCCGCCGTTGCGCGCCGTCCGCGCGTTCGAGGCATTCGCGCGTCTCGGCTCGGTCACCGCGGCCGCGCACGAGCTCGACATCACGCCGTCCGCGGTCAGCCATCAGTTGCAACTGCTCGAAGCGTTCATCCAGACGCCGCTGACCGTGCGCGAAGGCAGGCTGCTCGCGCTCACCGACGAGGGGCGCGACTATTACCGCTCGATCAGCGCCGCGTTCTCGGTGCTGCGCAGCGCGACGCGCTTCGTGCGCGACCGCTCGTCGCTGCGGCAGATCACGATCAGCCTGATTCCGCTGCTCGGCATCGGCTGGTTCATTCCGCGGCTGCATGCATTCCTCGCCGACAACACCGACGTCGACGTGACCGTGCTGTACGCGCATCACCGCAACTATCGAAGCGACGCGTCGGACCTGTCGATCCGCTTCGGCACCGGCGACTGGCCCGGCTACCGCTGCGAGCGGCTGCTGCCGGGCGCGATGGTGCCGATGTGCAGCCCGTCGTTCCTGAAGCGCCACGGGCCGTTCCGCACGCCGGCCGATCTCGCGCGGGCGCCGCTCGTGCACGACGAGGATCGCAGCACCTGGGTCAACTGGCTGCAGGGCGCCGGCGTGCGGCACGTGTCGCACGCGGTGGGGCCGATGTTCGAGGACGGGCAACTGACGCTGAGCGCGGCGCGCGCGGATCTCGGCGCGGCGCTGCTGCGCGCGCCGCTGGTCGAGCGCGAACTGGCGAGCGGCGAACTCGTGCAGCTGTTCGACCACGCGCTCGACGACGGGCGCGACTACTACCTGTGCACGCGCGAGGATGCGGACATGCCGGACGGCGCGAGACGGCTTGCCGACTGGCTGAGGAAGATCGCCGCCTGA
- a CDS encoding branched-chain amino acid ABC transporter substrate-binding protein yields MKIAFLPARLAFSAAALIAAVPAFAQSAPQTILIGLAAPLTGPSARIGKDLQNGAQLAIDDANAEHPSIGGKPVVYKLVAADDQSDPRTAVAVAQQLVDQHVIGVVGHWNTGCSVPASRVYRDAGIAQIAPASTGHQYTQQGYATAFRIMGHDDAGGNFTGAYAVKTLKAKRIAVIDDRTSFGAGLADQFIKGVQANGGTIVDRQYVNDKTTDFSGVLTAIKGKRADLVFFGGLDAQAAPIARRMRQLGVNAPLLGAGGFVSQTFLSLAGKDGEGVTALEPGLPLDRMPGGNAFDAQYRARWHAPIELHAPFAYDAAATLIAAVQKAGSTQPAKVVAAVRAIDRPGVTGRVAFDQQGNLKDPAFTIYQVRGGKWTVVDVLGGGRPATK; encoded by the coding sequence ATGAAAATCGCCTTTCTTCCCGCCCGTCTTGCCTTCTCCGCGGCCGCGCTGATCGCGGCCGTTCCCGCCTTCGCGCAATCCGCGCCGCAGACGATCCTGATCGGCCTCGCCGCACCGCTCACCGGCCCGTCCGCGCGCATCGGCAAGGATCTCCAGAACGGCGCGCAACTCGCGATCGACGACGCGAACGCGGAGCATCCGAGCATCGGCGGCAAGCCGGTCGTCTACAAGCTCGTCGCGGCCGATGACCAATCCGACCCGCGCACGGCCGTCGCGGTCGCGCAGCAGCTGGTCGACCAGCACGTGATCGGCGTCGTCGGTCACTGGAACACGGGCTGCAGCGTGCCGGCGTCGCGCGTCTATCGCGATGCGGGCATTGCGCAGATCGCGCCGGCCTCCACCGGCCACCAATACACGCAGCAGGGCTACGCAACCGCGTTCCGCATCATGGGTCACGACGATGCGGGCGGCAATTTCACCGGCGCCTATGCGGTGAAGACCCTGAAGGCGAAGCGCATCGCGGTGATCGACGATCGCACGTCGTTCGGCGCGGGGCTGGCCGACCAGTTCATCAAGGGCGTGCAGGCGAATGGCGGCACGATCGTCGATCGCCAGTACGTGAACGACAAGACGACCGACTTCAGCGGCGTGCTGACCGCGATCAAGGGCAAGCGCGCGGATCTCGTGTTCTTCGGCGGCCTCGACGCGCAGGCCGCGCCGATCGCGCGCCGGATGCGCCAGCTCGGCGTGAACGCGCCGCTGCTCGGCGCCGGCGGTTTCGTGAGCCAGACCTTCCTGTCGCTCGCGGGCAAGGACGGCGAAGGCGTGACGGCGCTGGAGCCGGGCCTGCCGCTCGACCGGATGCCGGGCGGCAACGCGTTCGACGCGCAATATCGCGCACGCTGGCACGCGCCGATCGAGCTGCACGCGCCGTTCGCGTACGACGCGGCCGCCACGCTGATCGCGGCCGTCCAGAAGGCCGGCTCGACGCAGCCCGCGAAGGTGGTCGCGGCCGTGCGCGCGATCGACCGGCCCGGCGTGACCGGCCGGGTCGCGTTCGATCAGCAAGGCAACCTGAAGGACCCGGCGTTCACGATCTACCAGGTGCGCGGCGGCAAGTGGACCGTCGTCGACGTGCTCGGCGGCGGGCGCCCCGCAACGAAATAA
- a CDS encoding L-2-amino-thiazoline-4-carboxylic acid hydrolase produces the protein MTDQTHAAAPAPEDTRLGILARRRIEAEIIKPIYEIMKREFGTERAQAVIAEAVRGAAVDAGRTFAAQEPDGTSVQSFIALQVLWEKDDALDVEVRRADDAHYDYDVHRCSYAEMYHAMGLGEIGHLLSCARDSYFIEGYDPRIALTRTSTIMQGGKRCDFRYALQAAPRDDAAEAGNA, from the coding sequence ATGACCGACCAGACCCACGCAGCCGCGCCGGCACCCGAGGACACGCGCCTCGGCATCCTCGCGCGGCGCCGCATCGAAGCGGAAATCATCAAGCCGATCTACGAGATCATGAAGCGCGAATTCGGCACCGAGCGCGCGCAGGCCGTGATCGCGGAAGCCGTGCGCGGCGCGGCCGTCGACGCGGGCCGCACGTTCGCCGCGCAGGAGCCCGACGGCACGAGCGTGCAGTCGTTCATCGCGCTGCAGGTGCTGTGGGAGAAGGACGACGCGCTCGACGTCGAGGTGCGCCGCGCGGACGACGCGCACTACGATTACGACGTTCATCGCTGCAGCTACGCGGAGATGTATCACGCGATGGGGCTCGGCGAGATCGGCCACCTGCTGAGCTGCGCGCGCGACAGCTACTTCATCGAGGGTTACGACCCGCGCATCGCGCTCACGCGCACGAGCACGATCATGCAGGGCGGCAAGCGCTGCGATTTCCGCTATGCGTTGCAGGCCGCACCGCGCGACGACGCAGCGGAGGCCGGCAATGCATGA